A genomic segment from Syntrophotalea acetylenivorans encodes:
- a CDS encoding DUF2062 domain-containing protein, translated as MSIKTAFKPLTDLLRKPVSVLKQLLGQGCSPGCLALGVAVGATIGLAPLVWGTSLLCAALAWRLKLNQLAVQVGNYACYPLQIALFVPFLLAGQKLFLLSAQASSLEAWRVALVTDPLLFLRNFWLANLYALVIWLLLAPLFFYGFFLPLRALLLRWKSTFISLQNTP; from the coding sequence ATGTCCATCAAGACCGCATTTAAGCCTTTGACTGATCTGTTGCGGAAGCCGGTTTCCGTCCTGAAGCAATTGCTTGGTCAGGGCTGCTCGCCGGGGTGTCTGGCCCTGGGCGTTGCGGTCGGTGCGACCATCGGCCTGGCACCGCTGGTCTGGGGAACCAGTCTGCTCTGTGCGGCGCTGGCCTGGCGGTTGAAACTCAATCAGTTGGCGGTGCAGGTCGGCAACTATGCCTGCTACCCCCTGCAAATCGCCCTCTTTGTTCCCTTTTTGCTGGCCGGCCAGAAACTGTTTCTACTCTCTGCGCAAGCCTCTTCACTGGAGGCATGGCGGGTGGCCCTTGTTACCGACCCGCTGCTCTTTCTGCGCAACTTCTGGTTGGCCAATCTCTATGCGCTGGTAATCTGGTTGTTGCTGGCCCCTCTTTTTTTCTACGGCTTTTTCCTGCCCTTACGTGCTCTTCTGCTTCGCTGGAAAAGTACCTTCATTTCTTTGCAAAACACTCCCTGA
- a CDS encoding glycosyltransferase family 4 protein has protein sequence MRITLVTETYFPQINGVSRTLEKLVGHCSDRGDQIQLLVPRYDQSLKEDSAGVERTDFRGFSLPCYREVALPLTTPVRIRRELSRFGSQLVHIATEGPLGWVALRAARSLGLPIVSSYHTNFPQYLAGYRLGWLEPPAWRYLRWFHNRTLQTFCPTPSIRSLLLDRGFKNVGVWGRGVDSDHFHPSQRDEALRLSLGFLPQETVLVYLGRLAAEKNLQMLFDAFDRLSADNPCRLLVIGDGPLGDRLHKKADQRVIFVGYQRGIELARLLAVGDLLVFPSLTDTFGNVMLEGMASGLPAIGFDVPGPKDVIMDGQTGNVVPHATVADLALAIDRMVGDQDELRKMGQQARRHAEGQSWPRIMEGVREQYECHMPGPERCRRRPGYAD, from the coding sequence TTGCGTATCACCCTTGTTACAGAAACTTATTTTCCGCAGATCAACGGGGTCTCCCGTACCCTGGAAAAGCTTGTCGGGCATTGCTCTGATCGGGGTGATCAGATTCAGCTCCTGGTGCCCCGCTACGATCAATCCCTGAAGGAGGATTCTGCCGGTGTGGAGCGCACCGACTTCCGCGGATTTTCTCTGCCCTGTTATCGTGAGGTGGCTCTGCCGCTGACCACTCCCGTCCGAATTCGTCGGGAGCTGTCGCGGTTCGGCAGTCAGCTGGTGCATATCGCTACCGAGGGGCCCCTTGGTTGGGTTGCTTTACGGGCCGCACGATCTCTTGGGCTGCCGATAGTCAGTTCGTACCATACCAACTTCCCTCAATATCTGGCCGGTTATCGGCTCGGTTGGCTGGAGCCGCCGGCCTGGCGTTATTTGCGCTGGTTTCACAACCGCACCTTGCAGACTTTTTGCCCCACACCATCGATTCGTAGTCTGTTGCTGGATAGGGGATTTAAAAACGTTGGTGTCTGGGGGCGGGGGGTCGACAGCGACCATTTTCATCCTTCGCAGCGCGACGAAGCGTTGCGCCTTTCTCTCGGTTTTCTACCGCAGGAAACTGTTTTGGTTTATCTCGGTCGTCTGGCCGCAGAAAAGAATCTGCAGATGCTGTTCGACGCCTTCGACCGGCTGTCTGCCGATAACCCTTGCCGTTTGCTGGTAATCGGTGACGGCCCTCTTGGCGATCGGCTGCACAAAAAGGCAGATCAGCGGGTGATCTTCGTTGGCTATCAGCGCGGTATCGAGTTAGCCCGACTGTTGGCGGTCGGCGATCTGTTGGTATTCCCCTCGCTGACCGATACCTTTGGCAACGTTATGCTTGAGGGCATGGCCAGCGGCCTGCCGGCTATCGGCTTCGATGTGCCGGGGCCCAAGGATGTCATTATGGACGGTCAAACGGGAAATGTTGTGCCCCATGCGACCGTCGCCGACCTGGCGCTTGCCATTGACCGAATGGTCGGCGATCAGGATGAATTACGCAAGATGGGGCAGCAAGCCAGACGGCATGCCGAAGGCCAGAGCTGGCCCCGTATTATGGAGGGTGTTCGTGAGCAGTATGAGTGCCATATGCCTGGCCCAGAACGTTGTAGAAGACGACCCGGATATGCTGACTGA
- a CDS encoding GGDEF domain-containing protein produces MSAICLAQNVVEDDPDMLTEILHDILVGEQLTALFQPIVDLKGGGIVGYESLVRGPSNSPLHSPSNLFSVAARCGRLLELDLLCREVNIRAFARQGLPGRLFLNVNPSSLLEPGFRAGFTRQFLHQHGLSPQQVVIELTEHYPVDDFEVTRQGVAHYRDMGFAVAIDDLGAGYSGLRLWSELQPDFVKFDRHFIQGIHGDENKARFIRSLQEIAHELGCKTIAEGVETDEEYRLVGGIGVSLGQGYYFARPSVAPPRHLHSLQRLQPTRENTCYLPRRTKTVECLAQTMPAVEPQVKVAEVGDMFSSMANLKTLPVVGEGDIPVGIVHRNTFMEIIGSRYGRDLYGREPIVKFMDAEPLVIDKNQPIEILSQLITSAGNFNALDHFIVTDKGLYAGIGTVMDLLREITDLQIKHARHANPLTLLPGNVPLNEHIDMLLEEGGEFVACYCDLDNFKPFNDYYGYGRGDQVLRFFSRLLVETVDSQCDFVGHIGGDDFMVVFQSGYWLERCQSLIKNFDRDVAAYYDPKDRLKNGLWSESRTGLPTFFPVISLSIGATVAADGNFSSCHQIAAAATEVKRQAKKQQGSVLCIDRRNEKQTFKVSCDELSATLMKANERLV; encoded by the coding sequence ATGAGTGCCATATGCCTGGCCCAGAACGTTGTAGAAGACGACCCGGATATGCTGACTGAAATTTTACATGACATCCTTGTCGGAGAGCAGCTGACCGCCCTGTTTCAGCCCATTGTCGATCTGAAAGGGGGTGGCATCGTCGGTTATGAATCCCTGGTGCGCGGGCCTTCCAATAGTCCCCTGCATTCGCCGAGTAATTTATTTAGCGTCGCGGCCCGTTGTGGTCGATTGCTTGAACTCGATCTGTTGTGCCGTGAGGTCAATATCCGTGCTTTTGCCCGGCAAGGTTTGCCGGGGAGACTTTTCCTCAACGTTAATCCCAGCTCTCTTTTGGAACCGGGATTCAGGGCCGGATTTACCCGGCAGTTTCTTCACCAACATGGCTTGAGCCCACAACAGGTGGTAATCGAATTAACCGAACACTATCCTGTCGATGACTTCGAAGTGACCCGCCAGGGGGTAGCCCACTATCGGGACATGGGCTTTGCCGTGGCTATCGATGACCTCGGCGCCGGTTATTCCGGTTTAAGACTCTGGTCGGAACTGCAGCCCGATTTCGTCAAGTTCGATCGCCATTTTATTCAGGGCATTCATGGAGACGAAAACAAGGCGCGTTTTATTCGTTCCCTGCAGGAAATCGCTCATGAACTAGGCTGCAAGACCATTGCAGAGGGGGTCGAAACGGACGAAGAGTATCGGCTGGTAGGGGGAATCGGTGTCAGCCTCGGGCAGGGGTACTACTTTGCGCGACCAAGCGTGGCGCCTCCCCGGCATCTCCATTCTTTGCAACGTCTCCAGCCGACCAGGGAAAATACCTGTTATCTTCCCCGGCGCACCAAAACTGTAGAGTGCCTGGCTCAAACGATGCCGGCAGTCGAGCCCCAGGTGAAGGTGGCGGAGGTTGGTGATATGTTCAGTTCCATGGCCAACCTGAAAACGCTGCCGGTGGTAGGCGAGGGTGATATTCCGGTAGGAATCGTTCATCGCAATACTTTTATGGAGATTATTGGTAGCCGATACGGTCGAGATTTATATGGCCGAGAACCGATTGTCAAGTTCATGGACGCAGAGCCGCTGGTCATCGACAAAAACCAACCCATTGAAATACTCAGCCAGTTGATTACCAGCGCAGGCAACTTTAATGCCCTCGACCACTTTATTGTGACCGACAAGGGGCTGTATGCCGGTATCGGAACGGTTATGGACCTACTGCGGGAAATTACCGACCTTCAGATCAAACATGCCCGCCATGCCAACCCCTTGACTCTGCTGCCGGGCAATGTGCCGCTCAACGAGCATATCGACATGCTTCTTGAAGAAGGGGGCGAATTTGTTGCCTGTTATTGCGATCTCGACAATTTCAAGCCCTTTAACGATTACTACGGGTATGGACGCGGCGACCAGGTGTTACGTTTTTTCTCCCGTTTGCTGGTCGAAACGGTCGACAGCCAGTGCGACTTTGTCGGACATATCGGCGGGGATGATTTTATGGTGGTTTTTCAGAGCGGATACTGGCTTGAACGCTGCCAGTCGCTGATTAAGAATTTCGATCGGGATGTGGCCGCTTATTACGATCCCAAGGATCGCTTGAAAAACGGTTTGTGGAGTGAAAGCCGCACTGGGTTGCCGACCTTTTTCCCGGTGATCAGTCTTTCCATTGGAGCAACCGTTGCCGCCGACGGAAATTTTTCCAGTTGTCACCAAATTGCTGCGGCTGCTACCGAGGTTAAGCGTCAGGCTAAAAAGCAGCAGGGCAGCGTTTTATGCATCGATCGCCGCAATGAAAAGCAGACCTTCAAAGTGTCTTGCGATGAGTTGAGTGCGACACTGATGAAGGCTAACGAGAGGCTAGTGTAA
- a CDS encoding phosphatase PAP2 family protein — MTVSYLLKECGAGMSYRLNYIEAVVLRSLSRWRKVRLLTFGFSMCSRLGDGPLWAAVAVTLLLFGQSRERLAVATAAMVVVLAIAAFSSLKKLVRRRRPFEFLADLSCLVQPPDRYSFPSGHTMTAFSLYGTFATMLPGSGWFFCPAALLIGLSRIFLGAHYPSDVIVGGLLGAGLGHTVALGALWLLG, encoded by the coding sequence TTGACAGTTTCGTACCTGCTAAAAGAATGTGGTGCCGGAATGTCGTATCGCCTCAATTACATTGAGGCGGTTGTGTTGCGGTCGTTGAGCCGATGGCGCAAAGTGCGTTTGCTGACCTTTGGTTTTTCCATGTGTAGTCGACTCGGCGATGGCCCGCTTTGGGCTGCGGTGGCGGTTACCCTGCTATTGTTCGGTCAAAGCCGGGAGCGTCTGGCGGTAGCCACTGCTGCGATGGTGGTTGTCCTGGCCATTGCAGCTTTCAGCAGTCTGAAAAAGTTGGTGAGAAGACGTCGGCCCTTTGAATTCTTGGCTGACCTTTCCTGTCTGGTACAGCCGCCGGATCGATATTCCTTCCCCTCCGGGCATACCATGACCGCTTTTTCTCTGTACGGGACCTTTGCCACGATGTTGCCCGGTTCCGGATGGTTCTTCTGTCCTGCTGCGCTGCTCATCGGTCTGTCGAGGATTTTTCTCGGTGCGCATTATCCCAGCGACGTTATCGTCGGTGGGCTGTTGGGAGCGGGGCTTGGTCATACTGTAGCGTTAGGAGCCTTGTGGTTGCTTGGTTGA
- a CDS encoding methyl-accepting chemotaxis protein — translation MSWTWHKNWTVKQRLYLGFLVIITLVLGMLASNYWTTAKIKRADGELEAALDAAAQVQDESSRATRWLAAVNESRTGLRMAMDGLRDGLLENRAEVGLFADGRDDTLQSFLDSSELKEIGAQLPDFGARLSQLQELHDQLLASDERLRQVWRPRHQNLAESLAELKRTQLYWALKVANMLFVKSSISELLYEELGDTPLEEFRSGPVYNSLADKLPALNAALNKAAPINERLWDSSYELNSLIMSSEWEQARILYRDQVPPAIKAMAVDLDRVISVERRILSDQQKAVALLNGKVKATADDVIEIFKDLEISLAELEVASGHSVQAASSAILQKRSAIESNIGGMQRINLIVTLVVVMVSALAGLLITRSISRPLSQTVDMIHRLEQGQLDHRLQLNRQDEIGTMAEALDRFADNLRDEVLTAFDRLAAGDFTFQAKGLIREPLARTNQAMQQTMGQVRIAAEQINFSTVQVTESSTALSRGATHSAASLEEISASLAEVASMTNNNAENAKQANTLSNEAKTAAVRGSRLMDEMVDAMSEINRSGEDIARIIKVIDEIAFQTNLLALNAAVEAARAGQHGKGFAVVAEEVRNLAGRSAKAARETAELIENSTAKTRCGTDLSDQTAAALQEIVAGATKVSDLVAEIASSSTEQAEGISQVNRGLGQIDQVTQQNAANAVESERVSQELSVQAAQLQQMISQFRLGGSPLRLVGGTEAALPSADAPALLTG, via the coding sequence ATGAGTTGGACCTGGCACAAAAACTGGACTGTGAAGCAACGATTGTACTTGGGTTTTTTGGTAATAATTACTCTGGTGTTGGGGATGCTTGCCTCCAACTACTGGACGACCGCTAAAATTAAACGGGCCGACGGTGAATTAGAGGCTGCTCTTGATGCTGCTGCGCAGGTGCAGGACGAGTCGTCCCGAGCTACGCGCTGGCTTGCCGCTGTTAATGAGTCCCGTACCGGCTTGCGAATGGCCATGGACGGACTGCGCGACGGGTTGTTGGAAAATCGCGCCGAGGTTGGTCTTTTTGCCGATGGCAGGGATGACACTTTGCAAAGCTTTCTGGACAGCTCCGAATTAAAGGAAATCGGGGCGCAACTGCCAGACTTCGGTGCCCGCCTCAGCCAGTTGCAAGAACTTCACGACCAGTTGCTGGCTTCCGATGAGCGCCTGCGCCAGGTCTGGAGACCACGCCATCAAAACCTGGCCGAATCGCTGGCCGAACTAAAACGCACCCAGCTCTATTGGGCTCTCAAGGTCGCTAATATGCTTTTCGTCAAAAGCTCTATCAGCGAACTCCTCTACGAAGAGCTTGGCGATACCCCCCTCGAGGAATTTCGCTCCGGGCCGGTTTACAATAGCCTGGCGGACAAATTACCGGCTCTGAACGCTGCCCTGAATAAGGCTGCTCCCATCAACGAACGACTCTGGGATTCCTCTTACGAACTCAATTCACTGATTATGAGCAGTGAATGGGAGCAGGCCCGCATTCTTTATCGTGATCAGGTGCCACCGGCCATCAAGGCCATGGCCGTTGACCTTGACCGGGTCATCAGTGTTGAGCGTCGGATTTTATCTGATCAGCAGAAGGCGGTCGCCTTGCTCAATGGCAAGGTCAAAGCCACAGCCGATGATGTTATTGAAATATTCAAGGACCTCGAAATATCTCTTGCCGAACTGGAAGTTGCCTCTGGCCACAGTGTTCAGGCGGCTTCCAGCGCCATTCTCCAGAAACGCAGCGCCATCGAATCAAACATCGGTGGAATGCAGCGGATCAACCTCATCGTCACCCTGGTGGTTGTTATGGTCAGTGCTTTGGCCGGGTTGCTGATAACCCGTTCCATCTCGCGCCCCCTGTCGCAGACTGTTGACATGATCCACCGTTTGGAGCAGGGCCAGCTCGACCATCGTTTGCAGCTTAACCGCCAGGATGAGATCGGTACAATGGCCGAAGCCCTCGATCGGTTTGCCGACAATCTGCGGGATGAAGTGCTGACAGCTTTTGATCGCCTGGCTGCCGGGGATTTCACTTTTCAGGCTAAAGGCTTGATTCGGGAACCTTTGGCCCGGACCAACCAAGCTATGCAACAAACCATGGGACAGGTGCGGATAGCTGCTGAGCAGATTAACTTCAGTACCGTTCAGGTGACCGAATCCAGCACGGCTCTCTCCCGGGGAGCGACCCACTCCGCCGCTTCCCTTGAAGAGATCAGTGCTTCGCTGGCTGAGGTCGCCTCGATGACCAATAACAACGCTGAAAATGCCAAACAGGCAAATACCCTGTCCAATGAAGCTAAAACCGCTGCTGTCCGGGGTAGCCGCTTGATGGATGAGATGGTCGATGCGATGAGCGAAATTAATCGATCCGGCGAGGATATTGCCAGAATCATCAAAGTGATCGATGAGATCGCTTTTCAAACTAATCTGTTGGCCCTAAACGCAGCTGTTGAGGCCGCCCGTGCCGGCCAGCACGGCAAAGGATTTGCCGTGGTCGCCGAAGAGGTGCGAAACCTGGCAGGCCGTAGTGCTAAAGCCGCCCGGGAGACCGCCGAACTTATTGAGAATTCGACGGCGAAAACTCGCTGTGGTACGGACCTTAGTGATCAGACGGCGGCGGCTCTGCAGGAGATTGTGGCCGGCGCAACCAAGGTTTCAGACTTGGTCGCCGAAATTGCAAGTTCGAGTACCGAGCAGGCAGAGGGCATTAGTCAGGTCAACCGTGGCTTGGGGCAAATCGATCAAGTGACCCAACAGAATGCAGCCAATGCCGTCGAAAGTGAAAGAGTCTCACAGGAATTGTCAGTGCAGGCGGCTCAACTGCAACAGATGATCAGCCAGTTTCGTCTTGGTGGATCACCGCTGCGCCTCGTGGGAGGCACCGAAGCCGCGCTGCCTTCTGCTGATGCCCCGGCTCTGCTTACAGGCTGA
- the serB gene encoding phosphoserine phosphatase SerB: protein MMDNKMVLITLIGPDRPGILAAVTGCIADGGARIRDIEQSVTHTLMLLSLLIDFPTGESDQKPLIKDLLFLAKELGLQLDFEVVAEEDYQNLQSSRYGYVLTMLGDSVDAGAVNRVASLLTDYSINIDRINKLTRGQLRCVEFFLNVPNNTDLKGMTRQLLAEGGGLGIDIAVQKENLYRRAKRLVVLDMDSTLIQIEVIDELARLAGVGEQVAGITERAMNGELDFQQALRERVSLLKGLPADALEQVYHDLPFTPGAKNLVRILRQLGFRTAVISGGFDFFTDRLKAELGLDYAYANALEIADGKVTGQVAGAIVDGQRKAELLAEIAEREGITLSQVIAIGDGANDLPMLDRAGLGIAFNAKARVREQADYHINQGSLDSILHLLGIAEWEMAELSK from the coding sequence ATGATGGATAACAAAATGGTGCTTATCACCCTGATCGGTCCGGACCGTCCCGGCATTCTTGCGGCGGTTACCGGTTGTATCGCCGATGGGGGAGCGCGCATTCGCGATATCGAACAGAGCGTGACCCATACCCTGATGCTGTTATCCCTGCTGATTGATTTTCCTACCGGCGAAAGCGATCAGAAGCCGCTGATCAAGGACCTGCTGTTCCTGGCCAAGGAGCTTGGCCTGCAGCTCGATTTCGAGGTCGTCGCAGAAGAGGACTATCAGAATCTGCAGTCTTCCCGCTATGGCTATGTGTTGACCATGCTCGGCGACAGTGTCGATGCCGGTGCGGTAAACAGAGTCGCTTCCTTGCTTACTGACTACAGCATCAACATCGACCGCATCAACAAGCTGACCCGTGGTCAGTTGCGTTGCGTGGAGTTTTTTCTTAATGTGCCGAATAATACCGATCTTAAGGGTATGACCCGCCAGTTACTGGCCGAAGGGGGCGGACTCGGTATCGACATCGCGGTACAAAAGGAAAACCTCTACCGGCGAGCTAAACGGTTGGTCGTTCTGGATATGGACTCGACCCTTATTCAGATCGAGGTTATTGACGAGTTGGCCCGTCTGGCCGGAGTCGGTGAGCAGGTTGCGGGTATTACCGAGCGGGCCATGAACGGTGAACTCGATTTCCAGCAAGCTCTGCGCGAACGGGTGAGTCTGCTGAAGGGGCTGCCTGCCGATGCGCTGGAGCAGGTCTATCACGACCTTCCCTTCACTCCCGGGGCCAAGAACCTGGTTCGTATTTTGCGCCAGCTCGGTTTCCGTACCGCGGTCATCTCCGGAGGGTTCGATTTCTTCACCGACCGACTCAAAGCCGAACTGGGCCTCGACTATGCCTATGCCAACGCCCTGGAGATTGCGGACGGCAAGGTCACCGGGCAGGTAGCCGGCGCTATTGTCGACGGTCAGCGTAAGGCCGAACTGTTGGCCGAGATCGCCGAGCGAGAAGGCATTACCCTCAGCCAGGTGATCGCCATCGGCGATGGCGCCAATGACTTGCCGATGCTCGACCGGGCCGGTCTCGGCATCGCTTTTAACGCCAAGGCCCGTGTGCGGGAACAGGCCGACTATCATATCAACCAGGGCAGCCTCGATTCGATACTCCATTTGCTCGGTATTGCTGAATGGGAGATGGCGGAGCTGTCGAAGTGA
- the sfsA gene encoding DNA/RNA nuclease SfsA, producing MKLPAPLIEGRLVRRYQRFLADVELADGCLVTAHTPNTGSMRQCAVPGHRVLISRSDNPKRKLKYTLELIGVNGHWVDTHTHRTNRVVEEGLRQSWISELEGYEITPEHRFGNSRIDFLLEKDQQKVLVEVKNVTLMCDARQACFPDAVTTRGQKHLRELMAAKAEGYRAVIFFLVQRGEATSFGPADDIDPEYGRLLREAVTQGVEVLAYRSQVSVEANRVGERLPVVLD from the coding sequence GTGAAGCTGCCCGCTCCCCTGATCGAAGGGCGTCTGGTGCGGCGTTATCAGCGATTTCTTGCCGATGTTGAGCTGGCCGATGGGTGTCTGGTGACAGCCCACACTCCCAATACCGGCAGTATGCGTCAGTGCGCCGTGCCCGGCCATCGGGTGCTGATTTCCCGATCCGATAACCCCAAACGCAAGCTTAAGTATACTCTTGAACTTATCGGGGTTAATGGCCATTGGGTCGATACTCATACCCATCGCACCAATCGGGTGGTGGAAGAGGGTCTGCGTCAGAGCTGGATCAGCGAGCTGGAAGGCTATGAGATTACTCCCGAGCACCGGTTCGGCAACAGCCGCATCGATTTTTTGCTGGAAAAAGATCAGCAGAAGGTGCTGGTCGAGGTGAAGAACGTCACCCTGATGTGCGATGCCCGGCAGGCCTGTTTTCCCGACGCGGTGACGACCCGTGGTCAGAAGCACCTGCGCGAGCTGATGGCGGCGAAAGCCGAAGGCTACCGAGCGGTGATCTTCTTTCTGGTACAGCGGGGCGAAGCGACCAGCTTTGGCCCGGCCGACGACATCGATCCGGAATATGGCCGCCTGCTGCGCGAGGCAGTGACGCAGGGGGTGGAGGTATTAGCTTATCGCAGCCAGGTGTCCGTTGAGGCGAACCGGGTCGGGGAGCGGTTGCCGGTGGTGCTTGATTGA
- a CDS encoding nucleotidyltransferase: protein MRAVGLITEYNPFHNGHLHHLRESLKQADAEVSVAVMSGHFLQRGEPALVDKWRRTEMALRAGVDVVVELPFAFACQSAPYFARGAVQCLNALGGVKSLCFGSEAGELKPLQRCAELLQQRQGELAIGIAAQLRQGVHYADARAALVAKLSGDDQMTTLLQTPNNILALEYLQALRDTGSAMQSLTIPRLGAGYHEFAATGSIASATGIRQRLAEGQSVAEFLPAACVDSLQQTLTNKLTADANSLHQLLLGQIFRGRDDLQKVYQVEDGLDRRLADAAPESNGWEDLVDRIKVRQLTRTRVQRILCYVLNAVPSAVMADAIEAGPLYLHLLGCSDRGRRFLSSSRKQRSLPLIANFSRVYATLKRFHGPESGRLKLALAMLEIDLRATRNYTLLLPGWAGGNRNRDFFQEVLSD from the coding sequence ATGCGTGCCGTCGGCCTGATCACCGAGTACAACCCTTTTCACAACGGCCATCTTCACCATCTGCGCGAAAGTCTCAAACAGGCCGATGCCGAGGTGTCGGTGGCGGTCATGAGCGGCCATTTCCTGCAGCGGGGGGAACCGGCCTTGGTCGACAAGTGGCGGCGCACAGAAATGGCGCTACGGGCCGGGGTCGATGTGGTGGTAGAGCTGCCCTTCGCCTTTGCCTGCCAGAGCGCCCCTTATTTCGCCCGTGGCGCGGTGCAGTGTCTGAACGCGCTCGGGGGCGTGAAATCTCTCTGTTTCGGCAGTGAAGCGGGCGAGTTGAAGCCCCTGCAACGGTGTGCCGAGCTGTTGCAGCAACGGCAGGGTGAATTAGCTATTGGCATCGCTGCTCAATTGCGCCAGGGGGTTCATTATGCCGACGCCCGTGCTGCCCTGGTGGCTAAGCTGAGTGGCGACGACCAAATGACCACTCTGCTGCAAACCCCCAACAATATTCTGGCCCTCGAATACCTGCAAGCTCTGCGGGACACCGGCAGCGCCATGCAGTCGCTGACCATTCCCCGGCTGGGAGCCGGTTACCATGAGTTCGCAGCAACCGGCAGCATTGCCAGCGCCACAGGCATTCGCCAGCGGCTTGCCGAGGGGCAATCGGTGGCGGAGTTTCTTCCGGCGGCCTGCGTTGATTCGCTGCAACAGACGTTGACCAACAAGCTGACTGCCGATGCCAATTCGTTGCACCAGTTGCTGCTTGGCCAGATTTTTCGCGGTCGGGATGACTTGCAGAAGGTCTACCAGGTCGAGGATGGCCTCGACCGGCGCTTGGCCGATGCCGCTCCGGAAAGTAATGGTTGGGAAGACCTGGTCGATCGGATCAAAGTGCGGCAACTGACCCGCACCCGCGTTCAACGTATCCTTTGCTACGTGCTCAACGCCGTACCCTCTGCCGTGATGGCCGATGCCATCGAAGCAGGCCCCCTTTATCTGCATCTGCTTGGTTGCAGCGATCGTGGCCGACGTTTTCTCTCCTCTTCGCGCAAACAGCGCTCCCTGCCACTGATAGCCAATTTTTCCCGGGTCTATGCCACTCTGAAACGTTTCCACGGTCCTGAATCAGGGCGTCTCAAGCTGGCTCTTGCCATGCTCGAAATCGACTTAAGGGCTACGCGCAATTACACTCTGCTGCTGCCGGGCTGGGCCGGTGGTAATCGCAACCGGGATTTCTTTCAGGAAGTCCTCAGCGACTGA
- a CDS encoding TPM domain-containing protein, with protein sequence MTIKTDGFFSAEEQQRIEAAVEAAEKQTSGEIVPMVVGAAYDYPRAEIIGGGFFALAFASLISWWFWNASLWAFLPAFLLLYLPCKWLVRFVPALKKRLIAEAEINAEVEEKALVSFVEQGLHHTRDNTGILILICLFEHRVEVLADRGINTLVPKETWQEIVAIVTDGLRRGQACDALCRAIGRCGELLTEQFPIREDDTNELPNLIID encoded by the coding sequence ATGACAATTAAAACCGACGGATTCTTTTCGGCAGAAGAACAACAACGCATCGAGGCTGCAGTCGAAGCAGCGGAAAAACAGACCAGCGGCGAGATCGTACCGATGGTGGTCGGTGCGGCTTACGACTATCCCAGGGCCGAGATCATCGGCGGCGGTTTTTTTGCGCTGGCCTTCGCCTCCCTGATCAGCTGGTGGTTCTGGAATGCTTCCCTGTGGGCCTTTCTCCCCGCCTTCCTGCTTCTTTACCTGCCCTGTAAGTGGCTGGTCCGCTTTGTCCCGGCTCTGAAAAAACGGCTGATTGCCGAAGCGGAGATCAACGCCGAGGTTGAAGAAAAAGCTCTCGTGTCCTTTGTCGAGCAGGGGTTGCACCACACCCGTGACAACACCGGCATTCTGATTCTGATCTGCCTGTTTGAACACCGGGTCGAGGTGCTGGCTGACCGGGGCATCAATACTTTGGTGCCGAAAGAAACCTGGCAGGAAATCGTCGCCATTGTCACCGACGGTCTGCGCCGGGGTCAGGCGTGCGATGCCCTGTGCCGGGCCATCGGTCGCTGCGGCGAATTGCTTACCGAACAATTTCCGATTCGCGAAGACGACACCAATGAACTGCCTAATCTAATCATCGACTGA
- a CDS encoding TPM domain-containing protein, protein MKRSFLSLLLLFSLALPAAALDVPSSKGYVTDRAGILSSATEQKLERYLRSFEESDSTQIAVLTIDSLQGEAVDEYALKVAETWGIGQKEMDNGALLLVAKGERKIRIEVGYGLEGTLTDLLAGRIIDNEISPRFKQGDFDGGIIAGVGAMTQAVRGEYKGTGPSTGKKKRSPFGLLFFLFFLGPGLLRLFLPHSRYGRSRGIWFGGGGGGGFGGGGGFSGGGGGFGGGGASGSW, encoded by the coding sequence ATGAAACGATCTTTCCTCTCCCTGTTGCTTCTGTTCAGCCTGGCATTGCCTGCAGCGGCTCTGGATGTGCCCTCATCGAAGGGCTATGTCACCGATCGGGCAGGAATCCTCAGTTCCGCCACGGAACAGAAACTGGAGCGCTACCTGCGCTCTTTTGAAGAAAGCGACTCGACTCAGATCGCAGTTCTGACCATTGACTCCCTGCAAGGGGAAGCCGTGGACGAATATGCATTGAAAGTCGCCGAAACCTGGGGGATCGGTCAAAAAGAAATGGACAACGGAGCCCTGCTGCTGGTGGCCAAAGGGGAGCGTAAAATCCGCATCGAGGTCGGTTACGGCCTCGAAGGGACACTGACCGATCTGCTCGCTGGACGCATTATCGACAACGAAATCTCGCCCCGCTTCAAACAGGGAGATTTCGACGGCGGCATCATCGCCGGAGTCGGCGCCATGACTCAAGCTGTGCGGGGTGAGTATAAGGGCACAGGGCCCTCTACCGGCAAAAAGAAGCGCAGCCCCTTTGGCCTGTTGTTTTTCCTGTTTTTCCTGGGACCTGGCCTGCTACGTCTGTTTCTACCCCACTCCCGCTATGGCCGCAGCCGAGGCATCTGGTTCGGCGGGGGTGGCGGCGGAGGCTTTGGTGGCGGCGGTGGGTTCAGCGGCGGGGGTGGCGGCTTCGGCGGCGGCGGGGCTTCGGGCAGCTGGTAG